A region of the Bacillus sp. (in: firmicutes) genome:
AGTGTAAGGAGGAAACATAAGTGTCGATAACGTCGTTGGATGGAAAGCGTTTTGCGGAGATGGTCATTCAAGGAGCAAACCATTTATCACAAAACGCAAAAATGGTGGATGCGTTAAACGTATTCCCTGTACCGGATGGGGATACTGGTACAAATATGAATTTGTCAATGACATCCGGTGCAAAAGAAGTAAAAATGAATGTTCAAGATCATATTGGAAAGGTAGCTGCATCTCTTTCAAAAGGTTTACTAATGGGTGCTCGCGGGAATTCTGGGGTGATATTATCCCAGCTTTTTCGTGGGTTTTCTAAAGCCATCGAACAAAAGGCTTCAATTAATAGTCGTGAGCTAGCAAAAGCGTTCGATGCGGGAGTCAAAACGGCTTACAAAGCAGTAATGAAACCTGTTGAAGGGACAATTTTAACAGTCGCTAAAGATGCAGCCAATAAAGCGTTACAAATCAGTGAAACGGAAACTGATATTGTAAAGCTCATGGAGGAAGTTGTCAAAGAAGCAAAGGCTTCATTACAACGCACTCCGGAATTATTACCCGTTTTAAAAGAAGTAGGGGTAGTGGATAGTGGAGGACAAGGCCTCGTGCTTGTATACGAAGGCTTTTTATCTGTATTGAAGGGCGAAGAGCTACCTCAAATTCCTTTAGATACCCCATCGATGGAAGAGCTCGTGAAAGCTGAACACCATAAAAGTGTTCAATCGTTTATGAATACGGAAGATATTACTTTCGGATATTGTACCGAATTTATGGTGAAATTTGAAAGTGAAAAGCTCAAACAACATCCGTTTTCTGAAGAAGATTTCCGTCAACAATTAAGTGAAATTGGAGATTCGTTGTTAGTTATTTCGGACGAGGAAATTGTTAAAGTCCATGTTCATACAGAACAGCCAGGTGAAGCGTTAACATACGGGCAGCGTTACGGAAGCCTAATAAACATTAAAATTGAAAACATGCGTGAGCAACATTCTTCTATTGTTGCAAACGAACAACCATATTCGACTAAATCGAAAGAAAAAGCAAAGTATGGAATTGTGACCGTTTCTATGGGGGAAGGAATCCGTAACCTATTTAAAAGCATCGGTGCAACCACCGTTATTGAAGGTGGACAGACGATGAATCCGAGCACGGAAGATATTTTAAAAGCGATTAATGATGTTCACGCTGAAAAAGTGATTATTTTACCGAACAATAAAAACATTATTCTAGCTGCCCAACAAGCTGCAGAAGTCGCAGAGCAAAAAGTCGTCGTCGTTCCATCAAAGACAGTTCCTCAAGGTATGGCAGCTTTATTAGCGTTTAATCCAAATGCAAGCCTAGAAGAGAACGAAACTGCAATGAATGAAGCGCTTTCCTATGTGAAAACGGGTCAAGTGACTTTTGCTGTGCGTGATACGGTCATAGATGGCGTGAATATTAATAAAGATGACCATATGGGTATTTTAGATGGAAAAATTATTACTTCCAATCGTGATCGCCTTGAAACAGCGAAACAGCTTTTAGCTGAAATGATCGATGAGGAGAATGAAATTGTAACGATTCTTTATGGACAAGATGCTCCACAAGAAGAAGTTGATGAAATTGTAGAGTATGTAGAGGAACAATTTGATCACGTCGAAGTGGAAGTTCATGAAGGTAAACAACCGTTGTATTCCTATATTTTTTCAGTTGAATAAAAACAAGAAATAGAAGGGGACTCCCCTTCTATTTCCATATAAAAACTGATTTATCGGGGAAGGGAGATCTCACAATGAAGTATAAAAGTGTCTTTGATATTATTGGTCCTATCATGATAGGTCCTTCTAGTTCACATACAGCAGGAGCCGCTCGAATTGGACGTGTTGCGAGAAGTTTGTTTGGGCGACAACCGAAATGGGCGGAAATTTCTTTTTACGGTTCGTTTGCAAAAACGTATAAGGGGCATGGCACTGATGTAGCGATTGTCGGTGGATTACTTGACTTTGATACGTATGACGATCGAATTATTCGTTCATTAGAAATTGCTAAAGATCTAGGAATGAAAATTCGATTTTATGAAGAGGATGCGATTACGGACCATCCGAATACAGCCCGTATCAAAATTGGAGACGATCAAGGCGAATTAGAATTAGTCGGTATATCCATCGGTGGAGGAAAAATTGAAATAACCGAACTTAATGGCTTCCAGCTGAAACTTTCAGGCCATCATCCAGCAATTTTAGTTGTTCATAATGACCGCTATGGCGCTATCGCCTCGGTATCCAATGTGTTAGCAAAATACGAAATTAACATTGGTCATATGGAAGTATCCCGGAAAGAAAAAGGAAAGCTTGCATTGATGACGATTGAGGTTGACCAAACGATTGAGGAATCGATATTAGATGAAATTCGCTCACAACCAAACATTTTACAAGTAACAAAAATCGTTGAATAAAGTCATCGTGTAATGTGCTGTCTCTTAAGGTATGCCGATGGAAAAAGGAGGAAGAGGTATGCTATTTCGTAATGTAGCAGAACTAGTGGAACTTGCAGAAAGTCAAAAGAAACCAATTTCCGAAATTATGATTGAACAAGAAATGATGGTTTCCGGGAAGACGCGTGAAGAAATATTTGCGGCGATGGAATTAAATTTAGACGTCATGGAAAAAGCGGTGGAACGAGGTCTTCAAGGTGTTACTTCTCACTCAGGACTCACTGGTGGCGATGCAGTACTCATTCAACAATATATTCAGAAGGGCCAATTTTTATCAGGGGAAACCATTCTTGATGCGGTTAGTAAAGCGGTTGCAACGAATGAAGTGAATGCAGCGATGGGAACGATTTGTGCAACTCCGACAGCCGGCTCCGCTGGAGTCGTTCCAGGGACGCTTTTTGCGTTAAAAAATAAATTGCAGCCGACGCGTGAACAAATGGTGCGCTTTTTGTTTACAGCCGGTGCTTTCGGATTTGTTGTGGCGAATAACGCCTCGATTTCTGGTGCAGCAGGGGGCTGTCAAGCGGAAGTTGGTTCAGCTGCGGGAATGGCGGCAGCAGCGATTGTAGAAATGGCTGGGGGGACACCATCCCAATGCGCGGAAGCGATGGCTATTACGTTAAAAAATATGCTTGGACTCGTTTGTGATCCTGTTGCCGGTCTGGTCGAAGTACCTTGTGTTAAGCGAAACGCAATGGGAGCTGCCAATGCCATGGTGGCCGCTGATATGGCTTTAGCAGGTGTAACAAGCCGTATCCCGTGTGATGAAGTGATTGATGCCATGTTTAAAATTGGACAGACGATGCCATCTGCACTTCGCGAAACCGCACAAGGAGGGTTAGCGGCTACTCCAACAGGTCGTGAGCTTGAAGCGAAGATCTTTGGAATACCGCTAACAAAAAGTGACAAATAAACTTCATGAACCGGTAACCATTTTAAAAGGGGTAGGCGAAGAAACGGCAGATGGCTTAGCGCAAATGGGGATTTATACGATTCAGCACTTGATTGAATATTTCCCGTATCGATATGACGATAACCGATTAAAAGATTTAGCAACATGTCAGCACGAAGAACGCGTTACGGTCGAGGGAAAAGTTCATAGCGAACCAGTCGTTACGTATTACGGTCGAAAAAAATCCCGTCTTACTGTGCGCTTATTAGTTGGTCGCTATTTAATTCAAGTTGTTTTCTTTAATCAACCTTACTTAAAAAAGAATTTATCTTTAAATGCCATCATCACGGTTACCGGAAAGTGGGATAAATATCGCCAAACCATTACCGCGAGCGAATATCGCCTTGGCCCATTTAAGCAACAATCCGAATTTGAGCCTGTATATTCCATAAAAGGGTCCATTACGACCA
Encoded here:
- the sdaAA gene encoding L-serine ammonia-lyase, iron-sulfur-dependent, subunit alpha; amino-acid sequence: MLFRNVAELVELAESQKKPISEIMIEQEMMVSGKTREEIFAAMELNLDVMEKAVERGLQGVTSHSGLTGGDAVLIQQYIQKGQFLSGETILDAVSKAVATNEVNAAMGTICATPTAGSAGVVPGTLFALKNKLQPTREQMVRFLFTAGAFGFVVANNASISGAAGGCQAEVGSAAGMAAAAIVEMAGGTPSQCAEAMAITLKNMLGLVCDPVAGLVEVPCVKRNAMGAANAMVAADMALAGVTSRIPCDEVIDAMFKIGQTMPSALRETAQGGLAATPTGRELEAKIFGIPLTKSDK
- a CDS encoding DAK2 domain-containing protein, with translation MSITSLDGKRFAEMVIQGANHLSQNAKMVDALNVFPVPDGDTGTNMNLSMTSGAKEVKMNVQDHIGKVAASLSKGLLMGARGNSGVILSQLFRGFSKAIEQKASINSRELAKAFDAGVKTAYKAVMKPVEGTILTVAKDAANKALQISETETDIVKLMEEVVKEAKASLQRTPELLPVLKEVGVVDSGGQGLVLVYEGFLSVLKGEELPQIPLDTPSMEELVKAEHHKSVQSFMNTEDITFGYCTEFMVKFESEKLKQHPFSEEDFRQQLSEIGDSLLVISDEEIVKVHVHTEQPGEALTYGQRYGSLINIKIENMREQHSSIVANEQPYSTKSKEKAKYGIVTVSMGEGIRNLFKSIGATTVIEGGQTMNPSTEDILKAINDVHAEKVIILPNNKNIILAAQQAAEVAEQKVVVVPSKTVPQGMAALLAFNPNASLEENETAMNEALSYVKTGQVTFAVRDTVIDGVNINKDDHMGILDGKIITSNRDRLETAKQLLAEMIDEENEIVTILYGQDAPQEEVDEIVEYVEEQFDHVEVEVHEGKQPLYSYIFSVE
- the sdaAB gene encoding L-serine ammonia-lyase, iron-sulfur-dependent, subunit beta; this encodes MKYKSVFDIIGPIMIGPSSSHTAGAARIGRVARSLFGRQPKWAEISFYGSFAKTYKGHGTDVAIVGGLLDFDTYDDRIIRSLEIAKDLGMKIRFYEEDAITDHPNTARIKIGDDQGELELVGISIGGGKIEITELNGFQLKLSGHHPAILVVHNDRYGAIASVSNVLAKYEINIGHMEVSRKEKGKLALMTIEVDQTIEESILDEIRSQPNILQVTKIVE